From Kingella potus, a single genomic window includes:
- a CDS encoding STAS/SEC14 domain-containing protein: MISIREQNYGLNVALYNEFTLDDFRQLEQAVIAAAARVHRPDLLLDLSLLKDFTIDMAWEQIKFVREHDRDFGRIAIIVDDIWIKSAAVLSELITQTHPKYFTDAAQAQAWLLEEAAE; the protein is encoded by the coding sequence ATGATCTCCATCCGCGAACAAAACTACGGCTTGAACGTTGCCCTCTACAACGAATTCACACTCGACGACTTCCGCCAGCTCGAACAGGCCGTCATCGCCGCCGCCGCCCGCGTCCACCGTCCCGACCTGCTGCTCGATCTGAGCCTGCTCAAAGACTTCACCATCGACATGGCCTGGGAGCAGATCAAATTCGTCCGCGAACACGACCGCGACTTCGGCCGCATCGCCATCATCGTTGACGACATCTGGATCAAATCCGCCGCCGTCCTCTCCGAACTGATTACCCAAACCCACCCCAAATACTTCACCGATGCCGCACAGGCACAGGCATGGCTGTTGGAAGAAGCCGCCGAATAA